A single genomic interval of Polynucleobacter necessarius harbors:
- a CDS encoding 3-oxoacyl-ACP synthase III family protein: protein MPVRIEVIEYQLPDNIETGISLIEQNPEWSIVEIEKKTGINTRYISDQHETALDLGLMAANKILVNNENLRSEIDVLIFVTQSPDYVLPASACILQEKLNLQTNCMAFDVNQGCSGFIYGMALSSSLITAGLANKVLLVCADTYTKYIAPDDRTCRPIFSDGAAATLISSSVESQIGPFELGTDGKGALNLLVENGGARQRSRGAIQDQKLFMDGAKVFMFSMSAVPKCVENLLHKTNKSISDIDLFVFHQASKLVLDNIIRHLSIPPEKVYCNYAQIGNTVSASIPIGLKDALDDGALKHGDLVMMVGFGVGYSWGACLLKWGVK, encoded by the coding sequence TTGCCAGTTCGTATTGAAGTAATTGAATACCAATTACCAGACAATATTGAAACAGGCATCTCTTTAATTGAGCAAAATCCCGAATGGTCGATCGTTGAGATTGAGAAAAAAACGGGAATTAATACTCGTTATATTAGCGACCAACATGAAACAGCTTTAGATCTTGGTCTGATGGCTGCCAATAAAATACTCGTAAATAATGAGAATTTGAGGTCTGAAATTGATGTATTAATTTTTGTGACTCAGTCACCAGATTATGTGTTGCCTGCTTCAGCCTGCATTTTGCAGGAAAAGCTTAATTTACAAACTAACTGTATGGCTTTTGATGTTAATCAAGGGTGTTCTGGGTTCATCTATGGGATGGCGCTATCTTCCTCATTAATTACTGCTGGCCTGGCAAATAAAGTTCTGCTGGTTTGTGCTGATACTTACACTAAATACATTGCTCCTGATGATAGAACTTGCAGACCAATTTTTAGTGATGGGGCTGCTGCAACCCTCATTTCTAGCTCTGTTGAGTCTCAAATTGGTCCATTTGAGCTTGGAACTGATGGCAAGGGGGCTCTTAATTTACTTGTTGAAAATGGGGGTGCGCGGCAAAGAAGTCGTGGAGCAATTCAGGATCAAAAATTATTCATGGATGGCGCTAAGGTATTTATGTTCTCCATGAGTGCTGTTCCTAAGTGCGTAGAAAATCTCTTGCATAAAACGAATAAATCAATATCTGACATTGATTTATTCGTTTTTCATCAGGCGAGTAAATTGGTTTTGGATAATATTATTAGGCATTTATCTATTCCCCCTGAGAAGGTCTATTGCAACTATGCCCAAATTGGGAATACTGTTTCCGCTTCTATACCTATTGGATTAAAAGATGCATTGGATGACGGCGCCCTAAAGCATGGCGATTTAGTCATGATGGTAGGTTTTGGGGTTGGATATTCCTGGGGTGCATGCCTGTTAAAGTGGGGTGTGAAGTGA
- a CDS encoding acyltransferase, giving the protein MLKNRDIDPYKLEYDAFQKLLKGESFSIYEVVVLCFKSLLSIFEGIFRHIPGALGYKLRYYYYKLVCKRIGQNVLIDVGVILSGTANISIDDYTWIDANCIISAMLGEVSIGKRVHMASFSIIGSREPVIIEDYVALGASSKIYSNSEVVVPGKRMSGPMIPEEDKAFFSAPVYLRKDSFVGANSVIMPGVELGIGAVVGANSLVTKSVAAWTIVSGVPARKLMAREKFDLPDY; this is encoded by the coding sequence ATGCTAAAAAATCGAGATATAGACCCATACAAGCTAGAGTACGATGCTTTTCAAAAGCTTCTCAAAGGGGAGTCATTCTCTATTTATGAGGTGGTAGTGTTGTGTTTTAAATCTTTACTCTCAATATTTGAGGGAATATTTAGACATATACCAGGAGCATTGGGCTATAAATTAAGATATTATTATTACAAACTTGTCTGTAAAAGGATTGGTCAAAACGTTTTAATAGATGTTGGTGTCATTCTTAGTGGGACTGCAAATATTAGCATTGACGACTACACTTGGATTGACGCGAATTGTATTATTAGTGCAATGCTCGGTGAGGTAAGTATAGGAAAAAGGGTGCATATGGCATCTTTTTCCATTATCGGATCAAGGGAGCCTGTAATTATTGAAGATTATGTTGCATTAGGAGCATCAAGCAAGATTTACTCTAATTCTGAGGTGGTTGTTCCTGGCAAGCGCATGAGTGGTCCTATGATTCCTGAAGAAGACAAGGCGTTTTTCAGCGCCCCTGTTTATTTAAGAAAAGATAGTTTTGTGGGGGCAAATTCTGTAATCATGCCAGGCGTAGAGTTGGGGATTGGTGCGGTTGTAGGGGCAAATTCATTAGTCACAAAGTCGGTAGCGGCATGGACAATCGTTAGCGGAGTCCCCGCAAGAAAATTAATGGCTCGTGAAAAATTTGATTTACCAGACTATTGA
- a CDS encoding YfhO family protein: protein MIKNLALNKFLQACLVALLLICITFPDVIFNGASFRLTDQAVGGSVGTLARNVYPAPSTEGWWASYNDNGGALFQSEPMMEFMRNTIQSGQSPYWNPYSGGGSLGPETLVDQKFSFFTLLYSISWGGAGAYNFILLGLYFFAVMFLSLIICEHLNLSIYAAIAGSTFYLLNGYSTANFGSNVTQSYLYVPMCMYTALAFINRSSALRFISFVLAFSVFLSCTFIPTTITSVIPILFIVFGYMYAKIGWGRLSWAESIKLIGIMLLGMILVLMLLSFIYIPVVANILSVGEMETYAKRVFFPINFPQAIASLFSPSHFYQSYNAMEANALFWSDGVTKNGVTGNTVFHLGVVAIMLSGCAFKVYLNEYSRFIWISLVCIAFGFIRLFDPFPFDIIFSKIPVIGNIGCQYWWPPVIFPTIFLVAFGMDNLSKKNAQIIPAIALMLIGVFSLFYVYWIFGLQDPYYHFKKISLSLLACAFLVMTVLVANSLSKKSISSNKLIALILFLLFTELILDSKMMRLPRQDIFGGHSSVLDYVMNNVGLGRTLTFGQGGIYPELGSALKIQEATSFNLGVSPEYVKFLNKTISLGNSAQTFYGASLMLMQDKPELHHINWENINLLGIKFILLPIGFNAYHEILTNKGFHVLEKSGSAVLYENPHAMPRAFTVNSPIDQNGLDVILPLHYQTTLEPAKITKYENTYIEIQGNSSSNRLLVLTDNWNKNWAVEVNEKPADLIKVNGVFRGVIIPRGVYNVQMKYKSNVIFWSIIISLFSALMLILVATFRVGFSKTIDQFIYGKNPILNHIKNKC, encoded by the coding sequence ATGATTAAAAATTTAGCGCTAAATAAGTTTTTACAGGCATGTTTGGTTGCGCTACTATTAATCTGCATTACTTTTCCAGACGTTATATTTAATGGAGCTAGCTTTCGGTTAACTGATCAGGCTGTAGGTGGTTCAGTTGGGACGCTGGCGCGGAATGTTTACCCAGCGCCTTCCACTGAGGGGTGGTGGGCAAGCTATAACGATAACGGTGGTGCCTTGTTTCAGTCTGAGCCCATGATGGAATTCATGAGAAATACTATTCAGTCAGGGCAATCACCATATTGGAATCCATATTCTGGTGGTGGATCATTGGGTCCTGAGACACTGGTTGATCAAAAATTTTCATTCTTTACCCTGCTGTACTCAATTTCTTGGGGCGGAGCAGGCGCATATAACTTCATACTGCTTGGTTTATATTTTTTTGCAGTAATGTTTTTATCATTGATCATATGTGAGCATTTAAATTTATCTATTTATGCTGCAATTGCAGGCTCTACTTTTTATCTTCTGAATGGGTATTCAACGGCTAATTTTGGATCCAATGTAACCCAAAGCTATCTCTATGTTCCAATGTGCATGTATACGGCGTTAGCGTTCATAAATAGATCTAGCGCATTAAGATTTATTTCTTTTGTTCTCGCATTTTCCGTATTTTTATCTTGCACGTTTATCCCAACGACCATAACGTCAGTAATCCCAATTCTCTTCATTGTATTCGGATACATGTATGCCAAAATAGGCTGGGGAAGGTTAAGCTGGGCTGAAAGTATCAAATTAATTGGAATTATGTTGCTGGGAATGATTCTAGTTCTTATGCTTCTATCTTTTATATATATACCAGTAGTTGCAAATATTTTGAGTGTAGGTGAGATGGAAACTTATGCCAAAAGAGTTTTTTTCCCAATCAATTTCCCCCAAGCGATCGCATCATTATTTTCCCCATCGCATTTTTATCAGTCCTATAACGCAATGGAGGCAAACGCACTTTTTTGGAGCGATGGAGTTACAAAAAACGGAGTGACAGGTAATACAGTCTTTCATCTTGGGGTAGTGGCAATTATGCTTTCAGGGTGCGCCTTCAAAGTTTATTTAAATGAATATAGTCGATTTATTTGGATTAGTTTGGTATGTATTGCATTTGGGTTCATTCGTCTGTTTGACCCCTTTCCATTCGATATTATTTTTTCCAAGATTCCAGTCATTGGAAATATTGGATGTCAGTATTGGTGGCCACCTGTGATTTTTCCAACTATATTTCTAGTGGCTTTTGGTATGGATAATCTATCAAAAAAGAATGCGCAAATTATTCCAGCAATTGCACTCATGCTAATTGGTGTATTTTCGCTATTTTATGTCTATTGGATATTTGGGCTTCAGGATCCGTATTATCATTTCAAAAAGATATCTCTATCGCTATTAGCGTGTGCATTTCTTGTCATGACAGTTCTTGTTGCTAATTCACTGTCTAAGAAGAGCATATCTTCTAATAAGTTGATAGCGTTAATTTTATTTCTCTTATTTACAGAGCTTATTCTTGATAGCAAAATGATGCGCTTACCTCGCCAGGATATTTTTGGCGGACACTCTTCAGTGCTTGATTATGTTATGAATAACGTTGGACTTGGCCGCACTCTCACATTTGGGCAAGGTGGAATTTACCCAGAACTTGGATCTGCTTTAAAAATTCAAGAGGCCACATCTTTCAATTTGGGGGTTTCACCAGAGTATGTAAAGTTTTTGAATAAAACAATCTCCCTAGGAAATTCAGCTCAAACCTTCTATGGCGCAAGTTTGATGCTTATGCAGGATAAGCCGGAGTTGCACCACATCAATTGGGAGAATATTAACTTATTGGGTATTAAATTTATATTATTACCAATTGGATTTAATGCTTATCACGAAATTTTAACCAATAAGGGCTTTCATGTTTTGGAAAAATCTGGAAGTGCTGTGTTGTATGAAAATCCCCATGCTATGCCAAGAGCATTCACGGTTAATAGCCCGATTGACCAAAATGGCTTGGATGTAATTTTGCCATTGCATTATCAAACAACTTTAGAGCCGGCAAAAATTACAAAATATGAGAATACTTATATTGAAATTCAGGGTAATTCTTCTTCTAACCGATTGCTGGTATTAACTGATAATTGGAATAAAAATTGGGCCGTAGAAGTGAATGAAAAGCCTGCTGATTTGATCAAGGTGAATGGGGTATTTCGTGGAGTCATAATTCCTAGGGGCGTATATAACGTTCAGATGAAATACAAATCCAATGTTATATTTTGGTCAATTATCATTAGTTTGTTTTCGGCATTAATGCTAATTTTAGTTGCGACATTTAGGGTTGGATTTAGCAAAACTATTGATCAATTTATTTATGGAAAAAATCCCATTCTCAATCATATAAAAAATAAATGCTAA
- a CDS encoding lysylphosphatidylglycerol synthase transmembrane domain-containing protein: MNKIVIKTIVLLALIVLSVSSIDLNLIARHINLNILLAIIIVQPVVILSIMAAGKRLSILSGIMGCTFVKFSTGFKATIISYGAGLLLPARISEFLKPVYIRNQSKISLSAALSAVFLERVSDIVILGLFACYGAIYFLEINLAKMLFLTGLLIASIYFSLIAEQSLIRLTKLIPSLIWRNFIIKIIQICTQKLRQKSTYIAFSFGLIAWALSFINVIIFLKFLGIDSIGMRGYIAIFLGSTIGGAVPALPGGFGAYEASVVYILKSYGFGFDESLIIALSLHISQLVFSVLGFMYLATFEKLGISSLMREVGSLRQKKHIETR; encoded by the coding sequence TTGAATAAAATAGTTATAAAAACTATCGTACTCCTAGCATTAATTGTCTTAAGTGTCTCGAGCATTGATTTAAATTTGATTGCACGACACATAAATTTAAATATATTATTGGCTATAATTATTGTTCAGCCAGTAGTTATCCTATCAATTATGGCCGCAGGGAAAAGACTTTCAATTCTTTCTGGGATCATGGGCTGCACTTTTGTCAAATTCTCCACTGGCTTTAAGGCAACCATAATTTCATATGGCGCAGGTCTTCTTCTGCCGGCAAGAATATCTGAATTTTTAAAACCTGTATATATACGAAATCAATCAAAAATATCTCTAAGTGCCGCATTGTCTGCTGTTTTTTTGGAGCGTGTTAGTGATATTGTTATATTGGGGCTCTTTGCCTGTTATGGAGCAATTTATTTTCTTGAGATCAATTTGGCGAAGATGCTTTTTTTAACTGGGCTTCTTATCGCCTCGATTTATTTTTCGCTAATCGCGGAGCAATCTCTAATTCGTTTAACTAAATTAATTCCGTCGTTAATTTGGCGAAATTTCATCATTAAAATTATTCAAATTTGTACACAAAAGTTGAGGCAGAAATCAACTTACATAGCTTTTTCATTTGGACTGATCGCCTGGGCTTTATCGTTTATTAATGTCATTATTTTCCTAAAGTTTCTCGGAATCGATTCTATCGGAATGAGGGGGTATATTGCCATCTTCCTGGGATCAACAATTGGTGGGGCAGTCCCTGCATTACCAGGGGGTTTTGGTGCTTATGAGGCTTCTGTGGTTTATATCTTAAAAAGTTATGGATTTGGATTTGATGAATCTTTAATCATTGCCCTTTCGTTGCATATAAGTCAGCTTGTATTTTCAGTTCTTGGCTTCATGTACTTAGCTACATTCGAGAAATTGGGTATATCTTCGTTAATGCGAGAGGTTGGATCTCTTAGACAAAAAAAGCATATTGAGACGCGATGA
- a CDS encoding SDR family NAD(P)-dependent oxidoreductase produces MPVKVGCEVIVLSGASGGVGRQILASLVEVDKVIGIYNNHAIEHQIESLNFTGVKVDLTCSLSISEFIKNNQKILQNITLVHCAAAKTDGLLINYKESDWVDLMDINLKANFLLTKGLLPIMVKNGWGRIIHVSSVAGQQGAIGAAPYGASKMALIGLSRGIAKEYAKFGITSNVIELGYFEFGLFNVLSDLVKAQLLEQIPSKKLGNTKNIFNCIQFLMQSDYVNGSTINIDGGI; encoded by the coding sequence ATGCCTGTTAAAGTGGGGTGTGAAGTGATAGTGCTAAGTGGGGCATCTGGGGGAGTCGGGAGGCAGATACTTGCTTCTTTGGTTGAGGTTGACAAGGTAATTGGTATTTATAACAACCATGCAATAGAGCACCAGATCGAATCTTTAAATTTCACTGGTGTCAAGGTCGACCTTACTTGCAGTCTCAGCATATCGGAGTTCATCAAAAATAACCAAAAAATATTACAAAATATAACGCTTGTACACTGTGCAGCGGCTAAAACAGATGGACTTTTGATCAACTACAAAGAGTCTGATTGGGTTGATTTGATGGATATAAATTTGAAGGCAAATTTCTTGCTGACAAAAGGCCTGTTGCCTATTATGGTGAAAAATGGATGGGGGAGGATTATTCATGTATCCTCTGTTGCTGGCCAGCAGGGCGCAATTGGAGCTGCACCCTATGGAGCTTCTAAAATGGCCTTGATTGGGCTCTCACGTGGAATTGCAAAAGAATATGCGAAATTTGGAATTACGTCCAATGTCATTGAATTAGGTTATTTTGAATTCGGATTATTTAATGTGCTATCAGATTTGGTAAAAGCCCAGCTTTTGGAGCAAATTCCATCGAAAAAATTAGGTAATACCAAAAATATTTTTAATTGCATTCAATTTCTTATGCAATCAGATTACGTCAATGGCTCTACTATTAATATAGATGGCGGTATTTGA
- a CDS encoding methyltransferase, with protein sequence MTDAISFTQKLGDGSELEFFTNNEVFFPTGTSGVLINAVQNQITSPGTLLDLGCGTGVVGVVLSKLGFASNPLFLSDASPKAVLLAEQNAKLHNVLCDARAGSLYEPWGSMKFDYIIDDVSGIAEDIAKISPWFHNVPCASGSDGADLVVEVLNRAPKHLNVHGKIFFPVLSLSNGERILKAARSNFNNVELLDRKTWPLPDEMRMHLDVVRRLANTGLIQIEEKFGMVLWHTDIYMAGN encoded by the coding sequence GTGACTGATGCTATTTCATTTACGCAGAAATTAGGCGATGGTTCCGAGCTGGAATTTTTTACAAATAATGAGGTATTTTTCCCAACGGGAACTAGTGGCGTATTAATTAATGCGGTTCAGAATCAGATCACGTCCCCTGGTACATTACTTGATTTGGGTTGCGGGACTGGTGTAGTTGGGGTGGTGCTGAGTAAGCTAGGGTTCGCTTCAAATCCATTATTTCTATCTGATGCAAGTCCGAAGGCAGTTTTGTTGGCTGAGCAAAATGCAAAATTACATAATGTACTGTGCGATGCAAGAGCCGGCTCTTTGTATGAGCCATGGGGCAGCATGAAATTTGATTACATCATCGACGATGTATCGGGGATTGCAGAGGATATCGCAAAAATTTCACCCTGGTTTCATAATGTGCCATGCGCATCGGGATCTGATGGCGCAGATTTAGTGGTGGAGGTTTTAAATCGCGCCCCAAAACATTTAAATGTGCATGGAAAGATATTTTTCCCGGTGCTATCGCTTTCAAACGGGGAAAGAATATTAAAAGCAGCTCGTTCAAATTTTAATAATGTTGAGTTGCTTGATCGAAAAACTTGGCCATTACCAGACGAGATGAGGATGCATCTGGATGTCGTTAGGCGGTTAGCAAATACTGGCTTAATTCAAATAGAAGAAAAATTCGGCATGGTGCTCTGGCATACTGACATATATATGGCTGGCAATTAA
- a CDS encoding glycosyltransferase, whose translation MHLPSFCVILPMYNEASNAEACVLELSSFLDGVSARTAIIAVNDGSSDGTLGKLNSLTLKHPKLIVANHPQNKGYGAANKTAFSLALVNGFDYALVMDADRTQRIHYIEGFFEPMRQNVDFIKATRYAKGGGVDGVPFKRWAVSWLGNLFARLVLRVPLTDYTNGFRAIKTGLLAQMDCRENGFALLIEEVYQAKKLNATFDEVPYRLTVRADLISNSKFIYSWKVYKSYCRNLFGGQK comes from the coding sequence ATGCATTTACCCAGTTTTTGCGTTATTTTACCTATGTACAACGAGGCTTCTAATGCGGAGGCTTGCGTTCTGGAGCTCTCTAGCTTCCTAGATGGAGTTTCTGCAAGAACAGCAATAATTGCTGTAAATGATGGCAGTAGTGATGGAACTTTGGGTAAGTTAAATTCTTTAACTTTAAAGCACCCTAAATTAATTGTGGCTAATCATCCTCAAAACAAAGGTTATGGCGCTGCAAATAAAACTGCATTCTCTCTAGCGCTAGTAAATGGATTTGATTATGCGTTGGTTATGGATGCAGATCGCACGCAACGCATACATTACATTGAGGGGTTTTTTGAGCCTATGCGTCAAAATGTAGATTTTATTAAGGCAACGCGATATGCCAAAGGGGGCGGTGTTGATGGGGTGCCATTCAAAAGATGGGCGGTCTCATGGCTTGGTAATTTATTTGCCCGCCTTGTCTTGCGAGTTCCTTTAACAGACTACACCAATGGTTTTAGGGCTATCAAAACTGGGTTATTGGCGCAGATGGATTGTCGAGAAAATGGATTTGCTCTTTTGATAGAGGAGGTTTACCAGGCCAAAAAATTAAATGCTACTTTTGACGAGGTGCCCTATAGGCTTACTGTTAGGGCCGATTTAATTTCTAATTCTAAATTTATATACTCATGGAAGGTATATAAAAGTTATTGTAGAAACCTATTTGGTGGCCAGAAATGA
- a CDS encoding class I SAM-dependent methyltransferase — translation MSNKDGEHKYKCAFCSSKSLTEVLDLGEVALAGGFLSLDQFAGEPKFPLRVYFCNDCLAVQVIDIIDPQLMFGNYFYFSSQIKTLRNHFEDYATEVVSRFLEPRKSTVLEFGCNDGVLLRPLADQGIRTLIGVDPASNIISTINDERINVVNDYFTEATSNSVIERFGKVDMVVANNVYAHIPDICGVTRAVKNVLSDDGVFIFEVHYLGKIIQGMQYDMIYHEHLYYYSLIALENHFKKHGMVVFDIKAVPIHGGSMRYYVCKKDATHANNISTRVDLLRNEELQLGYDKPETYRDFASKVRDSRERLMNVLVALKAKGRTVAGYGASGRANTIIQYCGIDNSHVEYMIDDAPAKTGFYTPGSHLEIYSNEVLKVRQPDYLLIFAWSFINEIAAKCEGYMDNGGKLLIPLPEVRIMMTPYSEDIL, via the coding sequence ATGTCTAATAAAGATGGTGAACACAAATATAAATGTGCATTTTGTAGTAGCAAATCCCTTACAGAGGTTCTGGATCTTGGGGAGGTTGCTCTGGCGGGTGGATTTTTGAGTTTAGACCAATTTGCAGGGGAGCCAAAGTTTCCGTTGAGAGTCTATTTTTGTAATGATTGCCTAGCTGTTCAAGTCATTGATATTATCGACCCGCAATTAATGTTTGGAAATTACTTTTATTTTTCCTCTCAAATTAAGACCTTGCGAAATCATTTTGAAGATTATGCTACAGAGGTAGTTTCTCGATTTCTTGAGCCTAGGAAGTCGACTGTATTGGAATTTGGGTGCAATGATGGGGTCTTGTTACGACCACTTGCCGATCAAGGCATTCGCACTTTGATAGGGGTAGACCCCGCATCTAATATCATTTCAACTATCAATGATGAGCGCATAAATGTCGTTAATGATTATTTTACCGAGGCAACATCTAATTCGGTGATAGAGCGTTTTGGCAAGGTAGATATGGTTGTTGCTAATAATGTTTATGCACATATTCCGGATATTTGTGGCGTAACTAGAGCTGTTAAGAATGTTTTATCGGACGACGGGGTATTTATATTTGAGGTGCATTATTTAGGTAAGATCATTCAAGGGATGCAATATGACATGATTTACCATGAACATCTGTACTACTATTCCCTTATTGCCTTGGAAAATCATTTTAAAAAACATGGAATGGTAGTATTCGACATTAAAGCTGTTCCCATACATGGCGGGTCTATGCGCTACTATGTATGTAAAAAGGATGCTACCCATGCAAACAATATTTCTACGCGTGTTGATCTGTTGAGAAATGAAGAGCTCCAGCTTGGATATGACAAGCCAGAAACGTATAGAGATTTTGCAAGTAAGGTGAGAGATAGTCGAGAGAGGTTGATGAATGTTCTCGTTGCCCTGAAGGCTAAAGGGCGTACTGTAGCCGGTTACGGCGCGTCTGGAAGGGCCAATACTATCATCCAGTATTGTGGAATTGATAATAGTCATGTGGAATACATGATTGACGATGCTCCAGCGAAAACTGGCTTTTATACTCCGGGCTCTCACCTTGAGATTTACTCAAATGAAGTGTTGAAGGTAAGGCAGCCAGACTATCTTCTTATTTTTGCATGGAGCTTTATCAATGAAATTGCTGCGAAATGTGAGGGCTATATGGATAACGGTGGAAAGCTGTTAATTCCATTGCCTGAGGTCAGGATTATGATGACCCCGTATAGCGAAGATATTCTTTAG
- the wecB gene encoding non-hydrolyzing UDP-N-acetylglucosamine 2-epimerase gives MKVVSIFGTRPEMIKMWSTLKKLDELNFEHIMVHTGQNYTPELKDFFFRDLELRKPDYELNINTASYGKEVADVIMKSDELFAKIKPDALLILGDTYSGLSIMPATHHGIKTFHMEAGLRAWDKRMPEQRNRMLIDHMSSILLPFNQYHRENLMRENIHPSKIFVTGNPTYEVMRHFEPKVRACDVLKRLGLEEKGYVLVTAHRSENVDSPEALVRIIDALGQIVRIQKREVIYPMHPRTKSKLAGIEIPGGVRIMDPLGFYDFNKLLASAWCVLSDSGTASEEALFYKVPCVNLRMTTERPETVEAGGNIIAGLNPKNIIDSVETAVTQEWGCRYDLNENFTASSVVVNTIRSDITNFF, from the coding sequence ATGAAAGTCGTATCAATTTTTGGCACCAGACCTGAGATGATAAAAATGTGGTCAACACTCAAAAAGTTAGACGAACTAAATTTTGAGCACATTATGGTTCATACTGGCCAAAACTATACGCCAGAGCTTAAAGATTTTTTCTTTCGTGATTTAGAGCTTCGAAAGCCTGATTATGAATTAAATATTAATACAGCTAGCTATGGAAAAGAAGTGGCCGATGTCATTATGAAATCGGATGAATTATTTGCAAAAATTAAACCTGATGCCCTTTTGATTCTTGGGGATACCTATAGTGGACTATCTATCATGCCTGCCACTCACCATGGAATCAAAACTTTTCATATGGAAGCTGGTTTAAGAGCGTGGGATAAGCGAATGCCAGAGCAGCGTAATCGAATGTTGATTGATCATATGTCCAGCATACTGCTTCCATTTAATCAATACCATAGAGAGAATTTGATGCGTGAAAATATTCATCCATCAAAAATATTTGTAACCGGAAATCCTACCTACGAAGTCATGAGGCATTTTGAGCCAAAAGTTCGCGCTTGTGATGTGCTTAAGCGTCTTGGTTTAGAAGAAAAAGGATATGTTTTGGTGACCGCCCATCGTTCCGAAAATGTGGATAGTCCAGAAGCCTTGGTTCGGATTATTGATGCACTTGGTCAAATTGTAAGGATTCAAAAACGCGAAGTTATTTATCCAATGCACCCTAGGACAAAGAGTAAATTGGCGGGAATTGAGATTCCAGGTGGGGTGCGAATTATGGATCCCTTGGGATTTTATGACTTTAATAAACTTCTAGCTAGTGCATGGTGCGTGTTGTCTGATTCAGGTACCGCTTCTGAGGAGGCTCTATTTTATAAAGTCCCATGCGTCAATTTGAGAATGACAACTGAAAGGCCCGAAACGGTCGAAGCTGGGGGCAATATTATCGCTGGATTAAATCCCAAAAATATCATTGACTCGGTTGAAACGGCTGTAACTCAAGAATGGGGTTGTCGTTATGACTTAAATGAGAACTTTACCGCCTCATCGGTAGTTGTAAACACCATTCGTAGCGACATAACAAACTTTTTCTAA
- a CDS encoding polysaccharide deacetylase family protein, which yields MIAITSTMALHIDCDNLWAYENEYSIPTSKKQTGIYEESLTRFLEIAEEIEVKLTFFIVGHDLRLSACRQFCEKAIKAGHKIANHTLTHPVKFTSMSGIEIADEIRLCDEKITQVLGVKAIGFRAPGYYLGRDTLDTLRDFGYRYDSSVLPGFSHYLMYLYQYINGGAQSGKAFGRAAYIFASRKVRQFSGGHPNSPLYELPVATFPYLRFPIHMTFAFILGNSYLKYSLEAIKKNKSHHIFLFHAIDLLSKPVNKVGELPTFKYSVTERESMVRGVMKAAKEIGNLLTEDYVYELDALKIPKTILLDKYI from the coding sequence ATGATAGCTATTACTTCAACAATGGCGCTTCATATAGATTGCGACAATCTATGGGCGTATGAGAATGAGTACTCAATCCCTACTTCCAAGAAGCAGACTGGAATCTATGAGGAATCTCTCACACGATTTCTGGAAATTGCAGAGGAAATTGAAGTGAAGCTTACTTTTTTTATTGTTGGGCATGACCTTCGGCTTTCTGCTTGCCGTCAGTTTTGCGAAAAAGCAATTAAAGCAGGGCATAAGATTGCAAATCATACCCTTACTCATCCAGTAAAATTTACATCAATGTCTGGAATTGAAATTGCAGACGAGATTAGGCTTTGCGATGAGAAAATTACTCAAGTATTGGGGGTGAAGGCGATTGGCTTTCGAGCTCCAGGTTATTACCTTGGTCGGGATACTTTAGATACCCTTCGGGATTTTGGATATAGATACGATAGCTCTGTGTTACCTGGTTTTTCACACTATTTAATGTACCTGTACCAGTATATTAATGGGGGTGCTCAAAGTGGAAAGGCATTTGGAAGGGCGGCTTATATTTTTGCGTCTCGTAAAGTTCGCCAGTTTTCAGGAGGTCATCCGAACTCTCCTTTGTATGAGCTGCCGGTGGCTACGTTTCCATACCTGCGCTTTCCCATTCATATGACGTTTGCATTTATTCTGGGCAATAGCTACTTAAAATATTCCTTAGAGGCTATTAAAAAAAATAAAAGTCATCATATATTTTTATTTCATGCGATAGATTTATTAAGCAAGCCCGTTAATAAGGTGGGCGAATTACCTACTTTTAAGTATTCGGTGACTGAGCGAGAGTCTATGGTTAGGGGGGTTATGAAAGCCGCAAAAGAAATCGGTAATTTGCTAACTGAAGACTATGTTTATGAATTAGATGCCCTAAAAATTCCCAAAACAATTCTATTGGATAAGTATATTTAG